The Hypomesus transpacificus isolate Combined female chromosome 3, fHypTra1, whole genome shotgun sequence genome has a window encoding:
- the LOC124462224 gene encoding 26S proteasome regulatory subunit 10B-like, whose amino-acid sequence MADTRDKGLQDYRKKLLEHKEIDGRLKELREQLREQTKQYEKSENDLKALQSVGQIVGEVLKQLTEEKFIVKATNGPRYVVGCRRQLDKSMLKPGTRVALDMTTLTIMRYLPREVDPLVYNMSHEDPGSVSYSEIGGLAEQIRELREVIELPLTNPELFLRVGIIPPKGCLLYGPPGTGKTLLARAVASQLDCNFLKVVSSSIVDKYIGESARLIREMFNYARDHQPCIIFMDEIDAIGGRRFSEGTSADREIQRTLMELLNQMDGFDTLHRVKMIMATNRPDTLDPALLRPGRLDRKIHIELPNEQARMDILKIHSGPITKHGEMDYEAIVKLSDGFNGADLRNVCTEAGMFAIRADHEYVTQEDFMKAVRKVADSKKLESKLDYKPL is encoded by the exons ATGGCGGATACAAGAGACAAGGGACTGCAAGATTACAGAAAGAAATTGCTTGAACATAAAGAAATTGATGGGCGTCTGAAAGAAC TTCGTGAGCAGTTGAGAGAGCAGACAAAACAATATGAAAAGTCAGAAAACGACCTTAAAGCACTGCAAAGTGTTGGACAG ATTGTTGGTGAGGTCCTGAAACAGTTGACTGAGGAGAAAT TTATTGTCAAAGCAACAAATGGCCCCAGATATGTTGTTGGCTGCAGACGACAG CTGGACAAGTCCATGCTGAAACCAGGAACAAGAGTTGCTTTGGACATGACCACTCTGACCATCATGAG GTACCTGCCCAGAGAGGTTGACCCCCTGGTGTACAACATGTCCCATGAAGACCCAGGAAGTGTCTCCTATTCTGAAATCGGAGGCTTGGCTGAACAGATCAGAGAGCTTCGTGAG GTGATTGAGCTCCCCCTGACTAACCCTGAGCTGTTCCTGAGGGTAGGCATCATCCCTCCCAAAGGTTGTCTACTCTATGGACCCCCAG GAACCGGAAAGACCCTCCTGGCCAGAGCAGTAGCCAGCCAGCTTGACTGTAACTTTCTGAAG gtgGTGTCCAGCTCTATAGTTGATAAGTACATTGGTGAGAGTGCCAGGCTGATCAGAGAGATGTTCAACTACGCCCGAGACCACCAGCCTTGCATCATCTTCATGGATGAGATCGATGCCATAG GCGGTCGTCGTTTCTCTGAGGGGACGTCTGCAGACCGAGAGATTCAGAGGACACTGATGGAG CTGCTGAACCAGATGGATGGTTTTGACACCCTGCACAGAGTCAAGATGATCATGGCCACCAACCGGCCTGACACGCTGGACCCTGCCCTGCTGAGGCCTGGCAGGCTGGACCGCAAGATCC ACATCGAACTGCCCAATGAGCAGGCTCGTATGGACATTCTAAAGATCCATTCTGGACCAATCACCAAGCATGGAGAAATGG ATTACGAAGCAATAGTTAAGCTGTCCGATGGGTTCAACGGAGCTGATTTGAGGAACGTGTGCACTGAAGCAG GAATGTTTGCCATCCGCGCCGACCACGAGTATGTAACCCAGGAAGACTTCATGAAAGCGGTCCGAAAGGTGGCGGACTCCAAAAAACTGGAGTCCAAGCTGGACTACAAGCCTTTATGA
- the lbh gene encoding protein LBH — protein MSVYSPQIYCPVFVPRRDMTEVMITSTPMEDMRLSPSKDRLTFQIFPDPSDFERCCKLKDRLPSIVVEPTEGEVESGELRWPPEEFLVSDGEEEESNGANPNVQPVQNTQH, from the exons ATGTCTGTGTATTCTCCCCAAATATACTG ccCAGTGTTTGTGCCCAGGAGAGACATGACTGAGGTAATGATCACCAGCACCCCCATGGAGGACATGAGGCTCAGCCCCAGCAAGGATCGTCTCACCTTCCAG ataTTCCCAGATCCTTCTGACTTTGAGCGCTGCTGTAAGCTGAAGGACCGTCTGCCGTCCATTGTGGTGGAGCCCACGGAGGGCGAGGTGGAGAGCGGGGAGCTGCGGTGGCCTCCAGAGGAGTTCCTCGTCAgcgatggagaggaagaggaaagcaaCGGCGCAAATCCAAATGTACAGCCAGTGCAGAATACTCAGCATTAG
- the lclat1 gene encoding lysocardiolipin acyltransferase 1 — protein MDVSLRGLYFMLTLFLGILFGSIFMLGPVLPLMLLSPAWYRWISNRLIATWLTLPVALLELVFGVKVVITGDGFIPGERSVIIMNHRTRLDWMFLWCYLLRYSYLRLEKICLKAALKAVPAFGWALQVACYIFVQRRWEDDREHIENMLEYFCDIGEPLQLLLFPEGTDLTEYTRARSDDFAEKNGLPKFEYVLHPRTRGFTFIVDTLNKGKNLDAIHDITIAFPQNIAQTERQLILGLFPREIHFHVRRYPASSLPTSPSELNTWCQERWAEKEVRLRHFYAGQPRAFHREGPTRVPPCKTELRVSLIKAVSLLYWSCFIPLCMAGLWLWPMLRVYFLLMVAVYMGQLRLGGGLELLELACHRYWTSVARDRKKKDLLEGKKEG, from the exons atGGATGTGTCATTGCGGGGTCTGTACTTCATGTTGACCCTGTTCCTGGGCATCTTGTTCGGCAGTATCTTCATGCTGGGTCCGGTTCTGCCTCTCATGCTGCTGTCTCCCGCCTGGTACCGCTGGATCAGCAACCGCCTTATAGCCACCTGGCTCACCCTGCCTGTG gcCCTGTTGGAGCTGGTATTTGGGGTGAAGGTGGTGATTACGGGGGATGGCTTCATCCCGGGGGAGCGCAGTGTGATCATCATGAACCACCGCACACGTCTGGACTGGATGTTCCTCTGGTGCTACCTGCTCAGGTACAGCTACCTGCGCCTGGAGAAGATCTGCCTCAAGGCTGCCCTCAAAGCAGTGCCTGCCTTCG gctgGGCCCTGCAGGTGGCCTGCTACATCTTTGTCCAGCGCCGGTGGGAAGATGACAGAGAACACATAGAGAACATGTTGGAGTACTTCTGCGACATTGGAGAACCACTGCAGCTTCTGCTGTTCCCCGAGGGAACCGACCTGACTG AATACACCAGAGCAAGGAGTGATGACTTTGCAGAGAAGAACGGCCTTCCCAAGTTCGAGTACGTCCTTCACCCCAGGACCAGGGGCTTCACCTTCATCGTGGACACACTGAACAAAG GAAAGAACCTGGACGCGATCCACGACATCACGATCGCCTTCCCCCAGAACATCGCCCAGACAGAGCGCCAACTTATCCTGGGCCTGTTCCCCCGCGAGATCCACTTCCACGTGCGCCGCTACCCGgcctcctccctgcccacctccccctccgaACTGAACACCTGGTGCCAGGAGCGCTGGGCGGAGAAGGAGGTCCGCCTCAGGCACTTCTACGCTGGCCAGCCCCGGGCCTTCCACAGGGAGGGGCCGACCCGCGTGCCCCCCTGCAAGACGGAGCTGCGCGTGTCCCTGATCAAGGCGGTGTCGCTGCTCTACTGGAGCTGCTTCATCCCCCTGTGCATGGCCGGGCTGTGGCTGTGGCCCATGCTGCGGGTCTACTTCCTGCTAATGGTGGCGGTGTACATGGGCcagctgaggctggggggcgGGCTGGAGCTTCTGGAGCTGGCCTGCCACCGCTACTGGACGTCCGTGGCCAGggacaggaagaagaaggacctgctggaggggaagaaggagggatga